Sequence from the Pararhizobium gei genome:
ACAAGGAACGTGGCATGGCTCTGGCCGGGCGTCCAGTCGCCGGCAGCGGTCAGGACTGTGCCATCCGCCAGTTTGACAAGGGTGCCCTCGGCGCAGGCGTCGAGCGTCACGGCAACGTCCTGGCCTGCCAGGGTGACGACCCAGTCCTTGCCGATCACCCGACGATGATTGCCGATGGTACCGGAAATCTGCACGGCGCGCGCCTGCACCGCTTGATGCACCAGCGTGGCGACGACTGCAAGCTTGACCGCCGATGCTGCATCCGGCTCGACACCGTGGAAACCATCCGGGAATTCCTCGGCAATGAAGGCAGTGGTGATATTGCCCGACCGGAACCTGTCGTGCTGCATGACTGCGGATAGGAACGGCAGGTTATGGCCGATGCCCTCGACCTCGAAATCATCGAGTGCAGCGCTCATCGCATCGATCGCGGCCAGTCGCGCAGGTGTCCCCTCTTTTTCAGGGGCCCAGATGCAGAGTTTGGCGACCATCGGGTCGTAATACATCGAGATTTCTCCGCCCTCGAAGACACCGGTATCGTTACGCACGATGGTGCCGTCGGACGTGACCCCTTCCGCGGGTGGACGATAGCGCGACAGGCGGCCGATCGACGGCAGGAAGTTGCGGTAGGGATCCTCGGCATAAAGCCGGCTTTCGATCGCCCAGCCGTTCAGTTTCACGTCGTCCTGGCCAAAGGACAGCTTTTCACCCGAGGCGACGCGGATCATCTGCTCGACGAGATCGATGCCGGTGATCAGCTCGGTGACCGGATGCTCGACCTGAAGCCGGGTGTTCATCTCGAGGAAGTAGAAATTGCGGTCGCCGTCGACGATGAACTCCACCGTTCCGGCGGAAAAGTAGCCGACAGCCTTCGATAGCGCCACGGCCTGCTCGCCCATCGCCTTGCGCGTGGCGGCGTCGAGGAACGGCGAAGGGGCCTCCTCGATCACCTTCTGGTTTCGCCGCTGGATCGAGCATTCGCGTTCGCCGAGGTACAGCACCGTGCCGTGCTGGTCGCCCAGCACCTGGATCTCGATATGGCGCGGCTGGGTGACGAATTTCTCGATGAAGATCCGGTCGTCGCCGAAGGACGCCTTCGCCTCGTTCTTCGAGGACTGGAAACCTTCGCGAGCTTCCATATCGTTCCAGGCAATGCGCATGCCCTTGCCGCCGCCGCCAGCCGACGCCTTGATCATCACCGGATAGCCGATCGACGACGCGATCGCCACGGCTTCATCGGCGTCTGCGATCAGGCCCATATGACCGGGAACGGTGGAAACGCCGGCTTCCTGAGCGAGCTTCTTGGATGTTATCTTGTCGCCCATCGCCTGAATAGCGCCGACCGGCGGGCCGATGAACGCGACGCCTTCTTTTTCCAATGCTTCGGCGAAGGTGGCGTTCTCGGACAGAAAGCCGTATCCCGGATGCACCGCATCAGCACCGGTGCGCCGGATGGCGTCGAGAATATTCTCGATGACGATATAGGACTGGTTCGATGGCGCTGGGCCGATGTGCACCGCTTCGTCGGCCATGGTCACATGCAGCGCCTCGGCATCCGCATCGGAATAGACGGCGACAGTCGCAATGCCCATTTTCCTCGCCGTCTTGATCACCCGGCAGGCGATCTCGCCGCGGTTGGCTATCAGAATCTTTTTAAACATTGCCTGTCCACCGTTATGTCTGCTTGAGCTTCTGCCGGCCATTCCATCTTCATTGTCTTCGAGGTTCGGGGAATAGTCCGAAAATCCAGCCGCAACACATCTTCTAAAAGCGCCCCGGCAGCGACGAAGGGGTTGGCGAACCGCTTTCATATTCTCGTGAGCCTGCCGCGATCTTGTCAGCCTCGACAAGCTCGAAACAGAAGATATCCGTCGCCCCTTTTGCGCCCGGGACCGCGATCTCGGCGGCCGGCCAGGCGTCGTTCACATCGGCCCCAAAAGCGCCTGGAAGAAACCCTCATCGAGAAGCACCTCGAACTGTTCGCACCGATACGCCGCTGTCTCAACGTCATAGGCTTCAATGCTGAATGCGCTTGTAGCCGAAAGCGGGTTCCTACAAAACCCTGGACCGCGTCTGTATGGGCTACCGCTGGCGAAAGCGCGGGGTCTTCTTTGCCCGCGTGAAGCCGACGAGCAGATCGGCGATCTGCTCGTTCTCCTCGTTTGGCTTGGCGCTGTAGCGATAGCAGGGCTCGCTGACGGCGAAGGTACGGCAGGCCGCCTTTAAAATCGGCCGCAGGAGGCGCACGTCGGGACGAACTCCCGAACAACCGCTCACGCCTTAACAATCTCAAATATCGAAATTCGTCGGCAGCACGATGATATCGCGGATGGTGACGTTGCGCGGCCTGGTCAGCATGAACAGGATGGCGTCCGCCACTTCCTTCGGCTCGATCAGACTGCCGGATTCCTTGGCCTTCTTCAGGTTTTCCTCCGGCCAGTCGGCGAGGAGCGCACTGATCACCGGTCCGGGAGACACCGATCCGACCCGCACGCCCTTCTTGTTGACCTGCCGGCGAACGGTCTGCACGAAGCAGGTGATCGCCCATTTCGATGCGGAATAGACCGGTTCCCACGGAACCGGAAAGTGGCCCGCGACCGAACTGGTGACGATGATGTCGCCCGTGCCGCGCTCGATCATATGCGGCAGCACGTCGTGGACGTTCTTCATCACGGCATTGACGTTGAGATTGAGCATCATGTCGATATTGGCGCTGTCGGCATCGACGAGGTCGCCACCGATATAGGTGCCTGCATTGGCGTGAAAAATATCGATCCGGCCGGTCATTTCCAGGATCGACGGCACCATCGAGGCGCAACTGCGGGGTTCGAGCAGGTCGATCACCAGCGGTATCGCGTCCTCGCCGAGTTCGACGCAAATCCTCTCCAGAGCCGCCTGGTCCCGGTCGACCAGCACGACGCGCGCACCGGCGTCCATCATCGCTCTTGTACTCGCAAGGCCGATGCCCGAGGCCGCCCCCGTTACTGCCGCGATCTTGCCTTCCAGTTCCTGTGCCATATGCGTTCCACCTTTTATGTCAGATCGATTTGTTTTTGCCGATTGCGCGCTCCGGCGGCCCTCGCCGGCCCCATTGCGCTGCGGTCTCCAAGCAGTCCCGCCAGCGCGCAACGCCGTCCGTGGTTCCTGCAGTGCGCAGCGAGCAGGCGGCGGCGGCATGCCCCAGCCACAGGCTGTCTTCGAGCGGCCAGTTTTCATGCAGACCGTAGAGAAAGCCTGCGGCAAAGGCATCTCCGGCGCCATTCGGACCGACGATCACCTCTGCAGGTACGGTGACGGAGCCGACGTAAACCGCTTGCCCGTCCCGTGGGACGGTAATTGCACCTTCCGGAAAATGCACGGTCACCAATTGCATGGCGCCCTGACGGAGGATGCCGGTCGCCGCCGCCACACAGGCCTCGATATCCGTCCGTCCATTGGCGAGGGTCGGAATTTGCGCCAGCGCGCCGATCTCGCTGTCATTGACGATCAGCGTGTCGAGAAAAGGCAGACACGGCAGGATCAGCCCGCGCAGCCGTTCCGGCGTCACGGTGCAGAGTTCGAGATTGGTTCGAAGGCCCGCCTGGCGCGCTGCCTTGAGGACCGTCACCCACCCATTGACATCGTCCTTCCAGCGCCCATCCATGGTGGGATGGATGCCGGGCAGGCCAAGATGCATGAAGCGCGCCGTCGTGGCGGAAAAATCGAAATGATCCGGCGACAACAGGCTGGAGACGCCGAGATCGGAGATATGCGTCCGCTGGCCACTCGCCTGCGAGATGAAGGCTTCGGTCGCATGGGTCGGCGCCTCGCGGCTCACATGCATCTGCCGGCGTTCAATCCCGGCCCGGTCCGCTTCCGCGATCAGCTTGCGGCCGGCGGCGTCGTCGCCAACCAGACCGATGGTTTCAACCGGAATGGACGGGTCGAGCCGCTTGATGTCGATGGCAAGGTTGCAGGCCGGACCACCGCCGCGTTCTTCAAGCCCCCAGGCGATGCCGACGCTATCCTCCCGCGGCCAGACGTCTATTTTGCGATTTCGGTCCAGGCACCAGGTGCCGCCGGCAATGAAGCCGTGCCTTTGCATTCCGGCCATCTCGTTTCCTCCACCCGTCCCCGCATCAACTCATCAGTACCTTTTCGGTGATCCGGACATCGTCTTCGATACTGCGCAGCGGGCGCTGGCCGGATGTCTGGAGCGCGCCGTGGTAGGCCTTTACGGCCTCCAACGGCAAAACCTCGCCATCGGCGACCGAACGCATCAGCGTGATCATGGCGCGAGGATCTTCCGCGAGATTGATCTTGCGGCCGAATAACGCGACGCGCGCGCCGTATTTCTCCGCCTGATGGATGAGCTCGAACGTGTCGCGCGCCGTGCCGGCGCCGCCGCCGAGCACGCCGACCACGAGATCCGGGTCGTAAGAGGCCAGTTCCTCCAGCGCCTGAGGACCGTTGAACGGGATCTTGAGGAATTGCGGCCGCTGCGCGCGGGTAAGGCCGGCCAGCGTTCGGCAGATGCAGTCATTGACATAATGAGGCTGCAGGTCCGGGTCGATGCCGGTATCGACATTGGGATTGAAGACTTCGAGGAAATAATTGAACTCGTTGTCGGCAGCCTCGTCGACGAAATCGAGAAAGGCAAGCTGGGACTCGTAGTCCGCGTCAAGATCATTGTTGAAGGTGATCGAATAGAGGCCCAGATCGCTCTGGCGGCGGGAGGCCTCGATCGAGGCCGTCCGATAGGGCCGGGAGGGCTCTTTTGCATAGGTGGCACCGCGGCCGACCCAGATGTCGGTCGTGTCATTGGCCCTGAACGCCGATTTGACACTGCTGCCGTCAAAAGCGCCGGTTTCGTTCAGGATCTCGAGGTTGGATGCCGAGGCCAGCATGATATCGATCACGTCCTGGGCAATGACGGCGCGCACCTGATCAAGGAATTCCGCGCGTGTGCGATACCGCGAGAATGTCGCGTCCTTGGCAAGGTTCGGACCGCAGGAACGGATGCTCGGCCCCATGTCGCCGTCCTTGGCATCGGCGATGATGAAATCACCCCGTCGGTAATTTCCTGCCTTGATCCGGGCAAGTTTGGTATCGTAGCGCGTCATGGCTTGGTCCTCGGTTTTATGCAGCAAGAGATCGTCGAGGCTGGGTCAGGCGACCATGTAGCCGCCGTCGACCGGCATCGAAAGTCCGTTGACCATCGCGGCCTCGTCCGACAGCAGGAACAGGATGACCTCGGCGACATCGTCGGGATCGGCAAAACGGCCGACAGGAATGCGGTTGAGCATGCCCGCTGCCTTTTGCGGATCACTCCAGGCTTTGATCGCCATCGGCGTCAGCGTCACGGTCGGGTGCACACCGTTGACGCGAATGCCTTGCGGTGCCAGTTCCTTGGCCATCACCCGCGTCAGGCCGTCAAGCCCTGACTTGGAGGCGCAGTAGGCAGCGTGATCGGGAATGCCGACAAAGGCGGCAACGCTCGATACATTGACGATCGCGCCCTTGCGGCCGGACCTGACCATGTCTCGGGCGTATTCCTGGGCGATTATCATTGGCGCCCTAGTGTTGACCGCATAGAGCAGGTCGAAATTTTCCACCGAGACATCGAGGAAGGATTCGAGCTCGGTGGTGCCGGCGCAGTTGACCAGGAGGTCGCCCGGCAATGCCTTGAGGGCCGCAGCCCTTGTCGCGACTGGATCGGCAAGATCGACGGTGATCGCCACGCAGTCGATCTCGTTTTGCAGGCTTTCAAGATCGGATGCCGTGCGGGTGAGTGCCACGACCTTGGCGCCGCGGGCAGCCAGCATCAAGGCGGTCGCCCGGCCGATGCCCTTGCCGGCGCCGGTGACGATGACGCGTTTTCCAGTGAAATCCATGGCTTTGTTCCTTGTTACCAGCAGGTGAAGCCCGCATCCGCCTTGACCGTGGTGCCGGTCATCAGGCTGGAGGCATCGCAGGCGAGAAAATGCACGACGGAGGCGATTTCATGAGGCTGGCCGACCCGGCCCATCGGCGTATCCCGCAGCCAGGTATCGACAACACCGGGGTCGATATTGACGACTCTCGTCATTTCCGACTCGATATAGGTCGGCGCGACCGCGTTGACGCGCACGCCACGGTCCGCCCACTCGGCTGCAAGCGAGGTGGTGAGGTGATGCACGGCCGCCTTGGAGGCATTGTAATAGGTCTGCATCTGCGGCCGGTTGACGATGTAGCCGGACATTGAACCGACATTGACGATCGCACCGCGTCCGGCTTTCAGCATCTGCCGACCGAAGGCGCGGTTGCACCAGAAGACGCCGTTGTAGTTGACGTCGTTGACATTGAGCCACAGTTCGTCCGGCGTATCCTCGGCCGCCGTTCCGCTGCGGGCGATGCCGGCATTGGCCACCAGCACGTCGATCCGGCCATATTTCTCGGCAATGGCGAAGGCGGCCCTGTCGACGGCGGCGGAATCGGTGACGTCGAGCACGTGCACGTCAGCCTGATGGCCCAGTTGCGCCAGTGCCTGACGGCCGGAATGGGCAATTGCCTCTTCGCGGTCGATGATCACCACCTCGGCGCCGGCCTCGGCCAGCGCCTCGCAGCAGGCAAGCCCGATGCCGCGGCCGCCGCCGGTGACCACCGCGACCTGTCCGTCCATCCGGAGTTTTTCGAGGAACATGACACTACTCCCTATCCAGAGGCTCAGATGCGCCTGCCGCTCTTTTTGTCGAAGAGATGCACGCGTTCGCGGTTGATCCGCAGCGGTATGGTTTCGCCGGGTTTGAGCAAGATCCGGTCCTTGACCACGGCGTTGAGTGGATCTCCGCCGATATGGGCGAAGATCTGGGTTTCCGAGCCTGTGGGCTCGAGCACGGAAATGGTTGCCGCGAGGCCGTCGGCATGGTGCTCGATATGTTCCGGCCGAATACCGTAGACCACAGGTTCTTCACGCAGGGGCGTCGCGGCCGGTACCGGCAGACTGGTGCCACCGTCGCTGACGAAGACCGTTTGGCCTTCGACAGTCGCGAGTTTGCCGCGCACGAAATTCATCGAGGGCGAGCCGATGAAGCCGGCGACGAAGATGTTGGCGGGCTGGTCATAGAGATCAAGGGGTGCACCGATCTGCTCGACCAGACCGTCGCGCATGACGACGATCTTGTCGGCCATGGTCATCGCCTCGATCTGGTCATGCGTAACGTAGATCGTCGTGGTCTTCAGCCGCTGATGCAATTCCTTGATCTCGACGCGCATGGTC
This genomic interval carries:
- a CDS encoding acetyl-CoA carboxylase biotin carboxylase subunit, which codes for MFKKILIANRGEIACRVIKTARKMGIATVAVYSDADAEALHVTMADEAVHIGPAPSNQSYIVIENILDAIRRTGADAVHPGYGFLSENATFAEALEKEGVAFIGPPVGAIQAMGDKITSKKLAQEAGVSTVPGHMGLIADADEAVAIASSIGYPVMIKASAGGGGKGMRIAWNDMEAREGFQSSKNEAKASFGDDRIFIEKFVTQPRHIEIQVLGDQHGTVLYLGERECSIQRRNQKVIEEAPSPFLDAATRKAMGEQAVALSKAVGYFSAGTVEFIVDGDRNFYFLEMNTRLQVEHPVTELITGIDLVEQMIRVASGEKLSFGQDDVKLNGWAIESRLYAEDPYRNFLPSIGRLSRYRPPAEGVTSDGTIVRNDTGVFEGGEISMYYDPMVAKLCIWAPEKEGTPARLAAIDAMSAALDDFEVEGIGHNLPFLSAVMQHDRFRSGNITTAFIAEEFPDGFHGVEPDAASAVKLAVVATLVHQAVQARAVQISGTIGNHRRVIGKDWVVTLAGQDVAVTLDACAEGTLVKLADGTVLTAAGDWTPGQSHATFLVDGAVMGVKIYLVGTAIRLRWRGIDQRVHVRSPRVADLARLMPKKRPPDTSKLLLCPMPGVLTSISVLEGETVEAGQALATVEAMKMENTLRAERRGTVKRVAVETGASLAVDEVIMEFE
- a CDS encoding SDR family oxidoreductase; this translates as MAQELEGKIAAVTGAASGIGLASTRAMMDAGARVVLVDRDQAALERICVELGEDAIPLVIDLLEPRSCASMVPSILEMTGRIDIFHANAGTYIGGDLVDADSANIDMMLNLNVNAVMKNVHDVLPHMIERGTGDIIVTSSVAGHFPVPWEPVYSASKWAITCFVQTVRRQVNKKGVRVGSVSPGPVISALLADWPEENLKKAKESGSLIEPKEVADAILFMLTRPRNVTIRDIIVLPTNFDI
- a CDS encoding carbohydrate kinase family protein: MAGMQRHGFIAGGTWCLDRNRKIDVWPREDSVGIAWGLEERGGGPACNLAIDIKRLDPSIPVETIGLVGDDAAGRKLIAEADRAGIERRQMHVSREAPTHATEAFISQASGQRTHISDLGVSSLLSPDHFDFSATTARFMHLGLPGIHPTMDGRWKDDVNGWVTVLKAARQAGLRTNLELCTVTPERLRGLILPCLPFLDTLIVNDSEIGALAQIPTLANGRTDIEACVAAATGILRQGAMQLVTVHFPEGAITVPRDGQAVYVGSVTVPAEVIVGPNGAGDAFAAGFLYGLHENWPLEDSLWLGHAAAACSLRTAGTTDGVARWRDCLETAAQWGRRGPPERAIGKNKSI
- a CDS encoding SDR family oxidoreductase, with the translated sequence MDFTGKRVIVTGAGKGIGRATALMLAARGAKVVALTRTASDLESLQNEIDCVAITVDLADPVATRAAALKALPGDLLVNCAGTTELESFLDVSVENFDLLYAVNTRAPMIIAQEYARDMVRSGRKGAIVNVSSVAAFVGIPDHAAYCASKSGLDGLTRVMAKELAPQGIRVNGVHPTVTLTPMAIKAWSDPQKAAGMLNRIPVGRFADPDDVAEVILFLLSDEAAMVNGLSMPVDGGYMVA
- a CDS encoding SDR family NAD(P)-dependent oxidoreductase, giving the protein MFLEKLRMDGQVAVVTGGGRGIGLACCEALAEAGAEVVIIDREEAIAHSGRQALAQLGHQADVHVLDVTDSAAVDRAAFAIAEKYGRIDVLVANAGIARSGTAAEDTPDELWLNVNDVNYNGVFWCNRAFGRQMLKAGRGAIVNVGSMSGYIVNRPQMQTYYNASKAAVHHLTTSLAAEWADRGVRVNAVAPTYIESEMTRVVNIDPGVVDTWLRDTPMGRVGQPHEIASVVHFLACDASSLMTGTTVKADAGFTCW
- a CDS encoding ABC transporter ATP-binding protein, which gives rise to MAQVAVKDVIKKYGSLQVIHGVSIDIADGEFVVLVGPSGCGKSTLLRMIAGLESISGGTVSIGNRVVNDVLPKDRDIAMVFQNYALYPHKNVADNMGFPLKLKGAPKSEIEAKVKKAADILDLGKLLDRYPKQLSGGQRQRVAMGRAIVRDPQVFLFDEPLSNLDAKLRVTMRVEIKELHQRLKTTTIYVTHDQIEAMTMADKIVVMRDGLVEQIGAPLDLYDQPANIFVAGFIGSPSMNFVRGKLATVEGQTVFVSDGGTSLPVPAATPLREEPVVYGIRPEHIEHHADGLAATISVLEPTGSETQIFAHIGGDPLNAVVKDRILLKPGETIPLRINRERVHLFDKKSGRRI